A region from the Treponema sp. J25 genome encodes:
- the accB gene encoding acetyl-CoA carboxylase biotin carboxyl carrier protein: MDDKNLLAIIEKFGTSSIAELELSDGSIHLVLRKEAALRGRGEGTAIATTSVEKQGAPALSSAGSAGVASGSGHDQGVHLGLPAHEGGATAAGTEVITSPIVATFYRSPSPDAPPFVEIGSKVKAGQTLCILEAMKMMNHLEAEFDCEIVAIKAQNGDLVEYGQALFEVKRL, from the coding sequence ATGGATGATAAGAATTTACTTGCCATTATAGAAAAATTCGGCACCAGTTCCATTGCGGAACTTGAACTGAGCGATGGCTCTATTCACCTGGTGTTACGGAAAGAAGCGGCCCTCCGGGGCCGGGGAGAAGGAACCGCCATTGCGACGACCTCTGTGGAAAAACAGGGGGCTCCCGCTCTTTCTTCTGCTGGAAGCGCGGGTGTCGCTTCTGGCTCTGGTCATGACCAGGGGGTACACCTGGGGCTTCCTGCCCACGAAGGGGGCGCCACAGCGGCAGGAACCGAAGTTATTACCAGCCCCATTGTGGCGACCTTTTATCGATCCCCCAGTCCTGATGCGCCTCCCTTCGTAGAGATTGGAAGCAAGGTAAAGGCGGGCCAGACCCTCTGTATCCTCGAAGCCATGAAGATGATGAATCACCTGGAAGCGGAATTCGATTGTGAAATTGTCGCTATCAAGGCCCAAAATGGGGACCTCGTCGAGTATGGGCAGGCCCTCTTCGAAGTAAAACGACTATAG
- the fabV gene encoding enoyl-ACP reductase FabV: MIIKPMIRNNICLSSHPTGCLKAVQNQINYVTTHLAGGLSPMEAARRAPQGAPRLALVIGCSTGYGLASRIAAAFGYGAATVGISFEKAGSPTKPGTPGWYNNLAFDREAATAGLVSQSLDGDAFSSEMKDRAIAAIKEVAQKAGIPAQVDLVVYSLASPVRTDPRDGTLYRSVIKPIGAPFSGKTLDMMTGKISIATAEPATEEEIAHTVKVMGGEDWELWIDALLAAGVLAPGARTVAYTYIGPELSWPIYKNGTIGKAKEHLEKTSHVLNDRLARQVGGAAWVSVNKALVTRASAVIPIIPLYISCLFKVMKEKNLHEGCIEQLVRLYRDRLYTVEAARNASRVPVDGERRIRIDDWEMRDDVQAETKRRMEAATEENIFELADVEGYRHDFLEAHGFDVAGVDYEADVDPSGI; encoded by the coding sequence ATGATAATTAAACCGATGATCCGCAACAATATCTGCTTAAGTAGCCATCCCACGGGGTGCCTTAAGGCGGTGCAAAACCAGATTAACTACGTTACCACCCACCTGGCGGGTGGCCTCTCTCCTATGGAGGCGGCCCGAAGGGCGCCCCAGGGGGCCCCTCGCCTTGCCCTGGTGATTGGCTGTTCTACGGGCTATGGCCTTGCGAGCCGCATCGCCGCTGCCTTTGGCTATGGGGCCGCTACGGTGGGTATCTCCTTTGAAAAGGCCGGGAGCCCCACCAAACCGGGTACCCCCGGCTGGTACAATAACCTTGCCTTTGATCGGGAAGCCGCCACGGCGGGCCTGGTAAGCCAGAGCCTGGATGGGGACGCCTTTTCCAGCGAAATGAAGGACCGGGCCATCGCGGCAATCAAGGAAGTTGCCCAGAAGGCAGGAATCCCCGCCCAGGTGGACCTGGTGGTCTATTCCCTCGCGAGCCCGGTGCGCACCGATCCCCGGGATGGGACCCTGTATCGCTCGGTGATCAAGCCCATCGGGGCCCCCTTTTCGGGCAAAACCCTGGACATGATGACGGGAAAGATCAGCATCGCTACCGCCGAACCTGCTACGGAGGAAGAGATAGCCCATACGGTAAAGGTGATGGGCGGGGAGGACTGGGAACTGTGGATCGATGCCCTCCTGGCGGCGGGGGTGCTTGCCCCGGGCGCCCGTACCGTAGCTTACACCTACATCGGGCCCGAGCTTTCCTGGCCCATCTATAAAAATGGAACCATTGGAAAAGCCAAGGAACACCTGGAAAAAACAAGCCATGTTTTAAACGACAGACTTGCCAGGCAGGTGGGAGGGGCCGCCTGGGTTTCGGTAAACAAGGCCCTGGTAACCCGGGCGAGCGCGGTAATCCCCATCATCCCCCTCTATATTTCCTGTCTTTTTAAGGTGATGAAAGAAAAGAACCTCCACGAAGGCTGCATCGAGCAATTGGTCCGTCTGTACCGGGATCGGCTCTACACCGTTGAGGCTGCCCGGAATGCCAGCCGGGTCCCGGTCGATGGGGAACGCCGGATCCGTATCGACGACTGGGAGATGCGGGATGATGTGCAGGCCGAGACCAAACGACGCATGGAAGCCGCCACGGAGGAAAATATCTTTGAACTGGCCGACGTGGAAGGGTATCGACACGACTTCCTGGAAGCCCATGGTTTTGATGTGGCCGGTGTGGATTACGAAGCCGATGTGGATCCTTCAGGAATTTAA